The DNA region CTTGACTGCGACGTGCAACAAATAGGAGCTGTCCGCCCCCCCACTCATACCCATGATGCAGTCAAAATCACGGCCCTTACCGTCTTTTCTAATTTTATCAACGATCCTGGCCAACTCCGCTGCACCGCGTTCGTCTGTATGCCACTTCGGCTTAACATTCTTCTCAAAATCTATGCAATGGTCACAAACACCATTTTCATCAAACACAATTCTGGAATCAGACGTATCCATTACACAGTTTGTGCAGATTTGATATTTACGCTTTTGCATTAATTACCTCGCCAAATATTCCTTACCCAAATAGCACTAATCCGATGGAAGGACTTTATCTTAACCACCCAAGGTGGAAACGCCCCTATGCAATTTTCATTGCCCCAAATGCCTCCGGACTTAGATAGCCGATGGTACTGTGGCAACGAATTCGATTGTAATACACTTCGATACTATCGAATACTGTTTGTCGCATCTAACGACGAGTCGCAAGTCGCCCCCATGCTAATCTCCAAATTTTAGCTGCTCTCATGAGCAGAGGTCA from Gammaproteobacteria bacterium includes:
- a CDS encoding LPS biosynthesis protein codes for the protein MQKRKYQICTNCVMDTSDSRIVFDENGVCDHCIDFEKNVKPKWHTDERGAAELARIVDKIRKDGKGRDFDCIMGMSGGADSSYLLHVAVKELGLRPLVFHVDGGWNTDISVHNINVMIEKLGLDLYTEVINWEEMRDFQLAYFKSGLPNIDVPQDHA